AATTCGCAGTAAATAGGGGTTCTGAATGCGGTTTTGAAAACCGATTCCAAGGGCACACATCCTGGCACACATCACAACCAAATGCCCAATTCTGAAATTTACCGGCCATTTCAGTTGGGATATTTTCTTTTAGTTCAATGGTAAAATAGGATATGCATTTGCTTCCATCCACCACGTGTGGCTCAGTAATGGCCTGTGTTGGACAAGCATCGATGCAACGGGTGCACGAACCGCAATAATCTTTTATCGGGCCATCGTAGTCGAGTTCTAAATCCACAATTAATTCCGCAATAAAAAAAAAGGAACCATTATTTTTGGTGATAAGGTTGGCATTTTTTCCTATCCAACCCAAGCCACTTTTTTTTGCCCATGCTTTATCCAAAACCGGCGCCGAATCCACAAATGCACGACCATTAACTTGTCCAATGTGGGTTTCTATAAAGTGATGCAACTCCTTTAATTTTTCCTTTATAACAAAATGATAATCTTTTCCATAAGCATACTTCGAAATTTTTGGTGCTGTTGCATCGCATTGCTTTTGCTCGGAAAAATAATTCAGCAGCAGCGATATCACCGACTTAGCACCATCCACCAATAACCTAGGATCGAGGCGCTTATCGAAATAATTTTCCATGTACTGCATTTTTCCATGTTGCTTATTCTTCAACCATTTTTCCAATCGGGGTGCTTCCTCTTCTAAAAATCCTGCTTTCGAAATGCCGCAATACTCAAAGCCTAAGCGCTTGGCTTCGGCTTTAATGACTTGGGTATTTTTAGATGTAGAGGACATATTTGTTTTGGTAAAGGTAAACGATTGTTTTTTGAAATGTGATTTCTTGATTAGCTGATTTGTTGATTAGCTAATTAGCCGATTAGCTGATGGATTTGTTTAAGATGGACGGGAGTTGTAATGAGGATTAACTGGATTTATGTATCCCCGCCGGCGGGGGCAGGGGGTGGATTGGAGTGCTGATTTATTAGGATGCTTATGATTTTTAAGATTAGACGAATTGAAAGTCAATTTGAAAGATTACGGGGCTTTTTATATCCCCCGCCGGCGGGGGCAGGGGGTGGATTAGAGTGCTGATTTATTAGAATGAGTTTGATTTTAAAGGTGTGCAATTTTTATTCAACCTAAAATAAATTACCACAATACTAACGTGGAATAAATGCACTTACATTCTTCTACGAAATGATATTACAGCTTTCTAATTACTTCTTAAAAATCCATTCTTCTTTGCGTAGCTTCCCTTTTTGCAATCCTTCAATTTGTGCTTTTAGTTCGTTAGGAGATATTAATTCATAGTATATGCGCTGAGGGAAATCATGCTCCGAATTCTCGGCTGTAAATTTATTTTCTTCGGCTATTGAAATTTTAAAAACCACCTCCTTATTGTTGTTCTGCCCTTTTACAGTTGGAACATAATAATTAACTCCACCCCTGCTTCTTAGCTCCATGGTTTCCATAATTCTTTGCTTACCATTTCCATCCTGCATATAGGAACTGCCCACAAATGTGCTGTCGTCTTGCATTTTCCACTCTTCGAAGATGGATTTATTTCCCATTTTCATCTCCCATTTCCCAAGTATCCAGGAATTATTTTTTAGGGATTGCGCGTTGCAATTCGTCCATTGAATTATGCAAAGAAGCAAGAATATTTTTTTCATTGTTAATTTTTTTTCTGTGTGTGGTTGGTGTATCATGAATTAGAATTTGAGAATGCTACTGCTCTAAAAATATTTTTTTTTCATCACGAAAACAAATCCGCTCCCTAATTAATTAAGCCTTTTATCAGAATATACCCTGTTAAACACCTTAAGATGTGCATTTAGTCAGTTGTTTGAAAAGTGCTGGATTTACAAATAATTTCTTTCAAGTCTCCTATTTCTCCAATAAGCAAATATCTTTGTCCAAACTTATTCAGGAACAGCTACTCGATTAAAAGGTGAAAATTAAGCAGAATTATAAAGTTGCCATTTATTCAATTGCTACAATAGTTGTGCTTTTTAGCATCAGTTGTGGGCAATCCTCAAAACAAAATAATCAAGTAACTTTTACAAAAGACATTGCTCCTATCTTATTTAAGAATTGTTCACCATGTCATCAAAAAAATTCGGTTGGTCCCTTTCCTTTACTGTGTTATGAAGATGCGGCGAAACGCGCACCCATGATTGCCATTTCAACGAAAACACGCTACATGCCTCCTTGGCCGGCCGATGCAAGCTATACACATTTTAGCGATGAAAAACTTTTAACCGATGCTGAAATAAATTTAATAGGCGATTGGGTAAAAGCCGGCTGCCCTTATGGGGATTCCAGTTTATTACCGCCAGCGCCTGTGTTTGAAAATGCTTCCCAATTAGGAAAACCCGATTTGGTATTAAAAATGGAGCGACCCTTAATCATAAAAGGCGATAAGCAAGACCGTTTTTTATTAATGAAGATTCCATATCAAATTCCGCGCGATACATTTATCCGTGCTATTGAATTTATTCCGGGCAACAACAAATTGTTGCATCACATGAACGGTGAGATGGTACGTTATGAATACGACAAAAAGAAAAACGTATTTGATGGAGATAAAATTGTAGACATAAAAGATTTCCCCACCATAAAATCAGCATACGATAAGCTGGGATTAGCTAATGATGACGGCACTTATCCCATATTAAAGTTATCTGTTACCAATTATTTACCCGGTGTGCTACCGAATATTTATCCCGAAGGAATTGGAGGATTTTTAATGTCGCGCAAAGGAGCATTTTTCTTTAAAGACATCCATTATGGACCATCAGCGGTGGATACCAGTGATCAATCGCAGCTCAATATTTTTTTTGGAAAAGGTCCACTTAAACGCCCCACACTTGAACTACAAATGGGAACACTTGGAGTATCTCCCATTGAGCCGCCCTTGGTGATTCCGCCCGATTCGGTAAAAACGTTTTTAACGCGTTACTATGTTTCAACGGATATTTCTATCCTCACCATAAATCCTCACATGCATCTGCTGGGAAAAAAATTCTGGGCATTTGCTGTTCAAACAAATGGAGATACCATCCCACTTATTAAAATCAACAAATGGGATTTTCGCTGGCAATATTTTTACACATTTAAAAAGATGGTAAAAATCCCGGAAGGTGCTGTTATTTATGTTTATGGAACTTTCGACAATACCCGTAACAATCCGCTTAATCCCTTTCACCCTCCAAGAACTGTATCAGAAAGGGAAGGAAGCATGCGCACTACGGATGAAATGTTTCAGTTTATTATCACCTATCTTCCTTATCAGAAAGGGGATGAAAACATTTCACTGCAAGGGAGTTTAAAGTAAAATTATTTTACGCGCTTGGAATTATCTTTCACGAATGCATCCCAACCGGAATACTTTTTTTCACCGCTTCCGGAAGTGTTTTGATAACTGTGACAAACAGCTGCAGCCAATCCATCGGTAGCATCTAAATCTTTGGGAATTTCTTTTATGCTTAACAAATTTTGAAGCATGGCAGCAACTTGCTCTTTCGCTGCATTTCCGTTACCGGTGATGCTTTGCTTAATTTTTTTGGGAGAGTATTCAAATATGGGAACATCGCGATACATCGCAGCAGCTATAGCCACACCTTGTGCACGACCTAACTTTAACATCGATTGCACATTTTTTCCAAAGAATGGAGCTTCCACGGCCATTTCATCGGGTTTGTATTCTTCTATCAATCCAAGCGTACGTTCAAATATTTTTTTCAATCGCAGCGGATGGTCATCGTATTTACTTAATTGCAATACGCCCAAAGCAATTAACGAAATTTTTGTTCCATTGCTGTGCACCAATCCATAACCCATGATGGTAGTTCCGGGGTCGATTCCTAATATAATTTTATCCTTAACGAGTGCCGGCATTTATTTTTTATATGTTGCGAAAGTAGGAAATTCAAAATTTGAAATTGACTTATATTTGAATCAAAATAAAACAATGGAAACTTCTCACTATCTGAAACAATTAGTAAGCTATAATTTGTGGGCCAACAGCCGCATCGCAGTGGTATTAGTAAAGGTTGATAAAGCTGAACTGGAAAAAGAAATTAGCAGTAGTTTTTCTTCCATTCGAAAAACGGTATATCACATTTGGGATGCGGAGTATATATGGCTGAACCGCATAAATGGCATTTCATTAACCGCCTTTCCTAGTAAAACATTTGGAAACGAGGTAGCCATAGATGCCTTTTTAGCCTGTTCTCGCGATTTTGAAACAAGCGTTAAAAATGCGCCGGATTCTTTCTTTTTAAAAAGCTGTACCTATAAAAATTTGCAGCAAAAAGAGTTTACAAATTCGCATACCGAAATAATCATGCATTGCATGAACCATTCCACCTATCATCGTGGGCAATTGGTTACGCTACTCCGGCAAGCAGGCATTGCTGCACTTCCAAGCACTGATTTTATAGCCTTTCTAAGAAATTAGGAGACGAAAAGCAATAAAAAAGGGGAAACTGAATGGAACAGCTTCCCCTTGGTGTTCTTAACAAATACGTTTATTCTATTAGCAATTTTTTTACAGTTTGGGATTTTCCATTATCCACAATCATAGTATAAAGCCCTTTTGAATAGCTTGACAAACTAAGTGTTTCATTAACGCTTCCCGAATATACTTTTGTCCATACCTCTGCACCATAAGCGTTATACAAGCGTATCAAAATAGTTTCATTTGCCTTGTTGGGAACAAGCACAAACAACTTGTCTTTGGCAGGGTTGGGATAAATGCTGAGTGCCGTTTCACTTGCGTGTGAAGGCAATCCAATCATTACAGAAGTGGTAAAAACCCAAGTGGGGCTCCAAGCATAAAACTGTGTGCCATCATAAGCTCTAACTCTCCAGAAATATTTTGTGTAGGAAGCTAAGTTTAGTGATTGTGCTGTATCGTTGTTGGAATTCAAAACAATCGGATTCGAAAAGAGTGAATCGGTGTCATAGGCACATTCGTAACTATTGGCCACAATAACTAGGTTCCAGCTAAAAGTTACCGGAGTCAACAATCCTGTATCGCCATAGGCCGGATAAATTGGGAAAGGAATGGTAGCATCATCGCTGGTAAAGCGCCAAGTTGCACTCCAAGGTGATGATACATTACCTAACACTCCCCGCACACGCCAAAAATACTTGGTAAATGGAGTAAGAGGTAAAGAACTAACACTTGTATCATTTGCCAATAAAGTGATAGGTGCCGAAAACAAACTATCGGTATCGTATTCGCATTCATAAGAAGAAGCTAATTCAATGGAATACCAGTTAAAATTAGCGGGTGTTGCAATTCCAATTGCTAGATCTTGGGGTGCATTTTGAAGCGGCGCAACGGTTAATGGATTTTCGGTTGTAAAACTCCATATTTCGCTCCATGGTGATAAAGCATTTCCATCTTTCGCTCTTATTCTCCAATAATATGTTGATAAAGGATTAAGCGTTCCCGAAATGGCAAATGTATCGGTAGTTGCAAAAATAACTGCATTGGTAAATGCTGTATCGTTTGCGTATTCACCGATGTATGATGTAGCAATATTTACAGGATACCAACTAAATGCTACCGGTTGAGGAACATCCACTGCTAAATCTTCGGGAGCAAATAATAAAGGAGCACTGGATAAAGGATTTAAAGTAGTAAACGAAAAAGTAGCTGACCATGGCGAATAGCCGCTTGCATTCGCTGCTCTTACTTTCCAGTAATAAGTTGTAAAGCTTGCAAGCGCGGCTGTGGCTCCTGTTGTATCCAAAGTATTTGCACTAATCGAATTTGCAAAATTGAAGTTTGTTGAATACATGTATTCATATCCAAATACAGCAGGAACACTATTCCAAACTAAAGGTGCAGCTGTTAATTGAATACCACTTGCCATATCTAAGGGCGATACAAGCAGAGGAGCATTCGCAATTTGATAGAATGTGGTAAAACTCCATGGATTGGACCATCCTGAAGTATCCACCGAATCAACAATCGCCACTTGCCAATAATACGTTTGTCCGTTTAATGGCAAGGTTATATCGGCTCTTGAATTCGTCCCGATTGAATTTCCATATTGTGGAAAAACATTAAATAAAGGACTGGTATCAAAACGATAAATATAACCGGTTGCTCCTGAAACACCTGACCAATTAATTTCAGTAATCAAGGCTTGACCAATTGCACTATCCAAGGGCGAAGTATGCAGTACTTGATTAACGGTAGTAAAACTCCACACAGGAGACCAGCCACTTGTATCCACTAAATTGATGGCACGTACACGCCAAAAATAAGTTTGATTAAAGTATAAATTGGATGTAAAATAATTCGACACCAATGCACTTGCTGAGACAAGTAAAGGAGATGAAAAATTTGCAGCGGTATCGTACTGCACAATATATTCGTTGGAGCCACTTAAATTACTCCAGTTTAAATTTGTTCTTGGAGCTGCATCAACAGATAGGTTGGCAGGTGATGAAAGCGCGACTGCATCCGCAGTAGTAAAAGTCCAATTGCTCGTCCATGAAGATGTATCCTTTGCATGAACTGCACGAGCACTCCAATAATAAGTGGTGCCAAAATATAAATTAGTTAATTGCTGGTTGGACGAAAGTGAACTCAGTTGAAATGCAAAAGCAGATGAATAATCAGCAACTGTATCAACACGAATATCATACCCGCTTGTACCACTTATAGCTGACCAATTAAGTGTAACGCGCGAAGCTTGGTTTACTGACCCATTCAAAGGACTTGTTTGATTTAAGGTATCAATGGTTGTAAAACTCCATGCTGATGACCATTGTGAGGTATCTGCTGCATTGTGTACACGTGCTCTCCAAAAATATTTTGTACCAAATAATAATTCTGCTGTTTTGTATTCCGATATTGTATCGTTTGTTGCATATGCATAGAGCGGTGAAGTAAACGTGGCACTCGTATCGAATTCCACATCATAAGAGATTGGGTCAGACACATAGTTCCAATTCAAAAGCACATTCGGAAACTGGTTTGTAACATTGTTTGCAGGGGCAGTAAGCGTTACCGAAACCAATGTGGAAAAATCCCACACTTGCGACCATTGAGTAGTATCGGTTGCATGCCAAGCACGCACCCTCCAATAATAATTGGTTCCAAAATCCAAATTTGCAGTTGTCCATTGAGATATGGAATCCGGCAACACTGCGCTTTGAAATGAGGGTGAATTAAATGTTGGTAGCATATCAATTTGCACTTCATAATTTGTAATTCCACTGATGTAATCCCAATTCAATAAACTACTTGTAGATTGAAATGCAGCTCCACTTGCCGGTGAGGAAAGAACAACTGAATCAAGTGTGGTGAAAGAATATGGATTAGTCCATTGCATCGTATCCAAAGCATGCATTCCTCGTGCACGCCAGAAATAAGTAGTTCCAAATTTTAAATTGTTTATATAAATATCAGAAACGGAATCCGGTAAAAGGGAGTCCATCAAGAAAGGAGAATTAAAATTTGCTGTTTCATCCCATTGAACCTGGTAATTAGTAATACCTCCACTGTTGGCCCAATTTAAAAAGCATTTTGGTAATTGATTAATTGCTCCGTCGCTTGGTGCTGTTAACGCAAGCGTAGCAGCAGTTGTAAAACTAAATATTTGTGTCCAATCTGATGAATCGGGAGTTCCGGTGGTTTTCAAAGCGCGCACTTGCCAAAAATAAATGGTGTTGTATAAAAGTTCGTTTGTAGAAAACTGACTTGATACAGACGTTTGCAAGGTGGCGCCATTCAATGTTGGATCGGTGTTTATTTTAAACTCATAATTGGTTGCGCCGGTAACATTGTACCAATTAATAATTGTATTGGCAGGATTTCCAACCGATCCGTCGGCAGGTGAAGTTATGAGTGGTGTTGGTAATACAGCAAAAACTGAACTAATCAGTAATAAAGATGCTATAAAACTTATTGTAATTTTCTTCTTCATTTCCTATTTGTTTGGTACTATTAGTAAGTGTAAATTTACAAAAATCATCAATTTACAAGCCTCCATTCACCGATTTTCAAAGGGACTTTTTAACCTGAAATTGTTGATTAAATTATAATTTAGCGCTTATACAAAACAACAGTATTAAAAGCAATATCCATTACAGAATTACCGACAATTCTTTCATAATTCTTAGCTTAAATTTGCAGTTCATAACATGGAACTATCGAAAGTTGAAAGGAGAATTAATCCAACTGCAACAAAAATTCAAAAGGAATGGCTAAACGCATACTCCAAGCCCTTTCACTATGTGTTTCGCCCGGGAACTCTTTAGTAATCCAATTTTTTGAACTGTACTTGTGTGCCCGCATAAGCTCATCCACTTTTAGTTGAACCGGTTTATATAAGCTATCCAAGCCCAATGAACCATAATCAAAATAAATTTTGTGTGTGTTGGGGTCAGGCAATTTTTGTTTTAAATAAGCGATAAAAAAAGGTGCGATACTTTCGTTTTTATAAACAACTCCCAGCCAATTGGTGCTCATGCAAGCAGCAGCGCCGAAGAGTTGGGGATACTCGCAAATGGCGTAAAGCGAAATTAATCCGCCCATGCTTGAACCGGCTATAGTGGTGTGACTAAGACTTGTATTGGTTGAAAAAGCACTGTCGATAAATGGCTTCAATTCGCGGGTGAGAAACAATAAATAATTATCCGCTAAAACTTTTCCTAACAAATAATTTGCAATCAAAGTATCCTTTAGTTCAGGAGGCATAGCTTCAATACACTTTTGCGGAAAATACTCGCTTCGTCGGTAGGCTCCATTGTTCCATATTCCCACAATAATAGCATTCCGAATTTTTTTGCTTTGCATCAATTTTTCTGCCGTTTCATCTACCTGCCATTCCTGATGATTCCAATTGCTTGTGCTGTCAAAAAGCATTTGGCCATCTTGCATATACACTACATCATATTTCACCGCCGTGGAATAATCCGAAGGAACCCACACATCCACATTACGTGGATCAACATAAACTGATTTAAAGTTTTCGAATCGCTTTATGCTGCCTGCTCCAACCTGAATCGATTGTGCATTGCTAACAATTGGAATTACAAACAAAAAACAAA
The sequence above is a segment of the Bacteroidota bacterium genome. Coding sequences within it:
- the queG gene encoding tRNA epoxyqueuosine(34) reductase QueG; this translates as MSSTSKNTQVIKAEAKRLGFEYCGISKAGFLEEEAPRLEKWLKNKQHGKMQYMENYFDKRLDPRLLVDGAKSVISLLLNYFSEQKQCDATAPKISKYAYGKDYHFVIKEKLKELHHFIETHIGQVNGRAFVDSAPVLDKAWAKKSGLGWIGKNANLITKNNGSFFFIAELIVDLELDYDGPIKDYCGSCTRCIDACPTQAITEPHVVDGSKCISYFTIELKENIPTEMAGKFQNWAFGCDVCQDVCPWNRFSKPHSEPLFTANSAMLELSKKDWEEISEDVFTKVFKDSAVKRTKFSGLKRNLDFLKRSV
- the ruvC gene encoding crossover junction endodeoxyribonuclease RuvC gives rise to the protein MPALVKDKIILGIDPGTTIMGYGLVHSNGTKISLIALGVLQLSKYDDHPLRLKKIFERTLGLIEEYKPDEMAVEAPFFGKNVQSMLKLGRAQGVAIAAAMYRDVPIFEYSPKKIKQSITGNGNAAKEQVAAMLQNLLSIKEIPKDLDATDGLAAAVCHSYQNTSGSGEKKYSGWDAFVKDNSKRVK
- a CDS encoding DinB family protein, producing the protein METSHYLKQLVSYNLWANSRIAVVLVKVDKAELEKEISSSFSSIRKTVYHIWDAEYIWLNRINGISLTAFPSKTFGNEVAIDAFLACSRDFETSVKNAPDSFFLKSCTYKNLQQKEFTNSHTEIIMHCMNHSTYHRGQLVTLLRQAGIAALPSTDFIAFLRN
- a CDS encoding T9SS type A sorting domain-containing protein, which gives rise to MKKKITISFIASLLLISSVFAVLPTPLITSPADGSVGNPANTIINWYNVTGATNYEFKINTDPTLNGATLQTSVSSQFSTNELLYNTIYFWQVRALKTTGTPDSSDWTQIFSFTTAATLALTAPSDGAINQLPKCFLNWANSGGITNYQVQWDETANFNSPFLMDSLLPDSVSDIYINNLKFGTTYFWRARGMHALDTMQWTNPYSFTTLDSVVLSSPASGAAFQSTSSLLNWDYISGITNYEVQIDMLPTFNSPSFQSAVLPDSISQWTTANLDFGTNYYWRVRAWHATDTTQWSQVWDFSTLVSVTLTAPANNVTNQFPNVLLNWNYVSDPISYDVEFDTSATFTSPLYAYATNDTISEYKTAELLFGTKYFWRARVHNAADTSQWSSAWSFTTIDTLNQTSPLNGSVNQASRVTLNWSAISGTSGYDIRVDTVADYSSAFAFQLSSLSSNQQLTNLYFGTTYYWSARAVHAKDTSSWTSNWTFTTADAVALSSPANLSVDAAPRTNLNWSNLSGSNEYIVQYDTAANFSSPLLVSASALVSNYFTSNLYFNQTYFWRVRAINLVDTSGWSPVWSFTTVNQVLHTSPLDSAIGQALITEINWSGVSGATGYIYRFDTSPLFNVFPQYGNSIGTNSRADITLPLNGQTYYWQVAIVDSVDTSGWSNPWSFTTFYQIANAPLLVSPLDMASGIQLTAAPLVWNSVPAVFGYEYMYSTNFNFANSISANTLDTTGATAALASFTTYYWKVRAANASGYSPWSATFSFTTLNPLSSAPLLFAPEDLAVDVPQPVAFSWYPVNIATSYIGEYANDTAFTNAVIFATTDTFAISGTLNPLSTYYWRIRAKDGNALSPWSEIWSFTTENPLTVAPLQNAPQDLAIGIATPANFNWYSIELASSYECEYDTDSLFSAPITLLANDTSVSSLPLTPFTKYFWRVRGVLGNVSSPWSATWRFTSDDATIPFPIYPAYGDTGLLTPVTFSWNLVIVANSYECAYDTDSLFSNPIVLNSNNDTAQSLNLASYTKYFWRVRAYDGTQFYAWSPTWVFTTSVMIGLPSHASETALSIYPNPAKDKLFVLVPNKANETILIRLYNAYGAEVWTKVYSGSVNETLSLSSYSKGLYTMIVDNGKSQTVKKLLIE
- a CDS encoding alpha/beta hydrolase: MRWFICFLFVIPIVSNAQSIQVGAGSIKRFENFKSVYVDPRNVDVWVPSDYSTAVKYDVVYMQDGQMLFDSTSNWNHQEWQVDETAEKLMQSKKIRNAIIVGIWNNGAYRRSEYFPQKCIEAMPPELKDTLIANYLLGKVLADNYLLFLTRELKPFIDSAFSTNTSLSHTTIAGSSMGGLISLYAICEYPQLFGAAACMSTNWLGVVYKNESIAPFFIAYLKQKLPDPNTHKIYFDYGSLGLDSLYKPVQLKVDELMRAHKYSSKNWITKEFPGETHSERAWSMRLAIPFEFLLQLD